In Bartonella machadoae, a single genomic region encodes these proteins:
- a CDS encoding DUF935 domain-containing protein: MVKLVDQWGRALKVKGLEREVAAPTIGGVRDVWSQTLVSGLTPLQLADILQQAAQGTPEQFFQLADEMEERDLHYRAVLGMRKNALTGVEPGVIAASESALDKKIADAVYEVIRAPTFVDDYVTDLLDALGKGYAVVETLWDKSATAWWPVAWKWRDQRFFQLDRRDGFHLRLKEEDGSQDGSELPAYKFSIHRPKLKSGLPIRTGLARLAAWAFLFKSYTLKDWMAFLEIYGMPLRLGKYGASSSHEERRVLIQAVRDLSSDAAAIIPKEMEIEFIEAAGGSGNAVFAAKAEYLDRQISKGVLGQTMTTDDGSSFSQARIHENVRHDIARADARQLALTANRDLIVPFVDINFGRQEHYPLVYWPISENEDIKALSDALAKLVPLGLHVGAQEVRNKIGFSQPTKEEDILKSPDHVIGDEARQEGGEESKGTSVCADCGGSFDVSLTREHKSGGEQGGDHHDELDQLSEEALSDWEEDLEPLLKPFKKLVEQAKSYEDILKGLDELLGQMDHHALAARLAKVQMIARGLGHHG; the protein is encoded by the coding sequence ATGGTAAAACTTGTCGACCAATGGGGTAGGGCGCTTAAAGTCAAAGGGTTGGAGCGTGAAGTTGCGGCACCAACGATTGGTGGGGTTCGTGATGTTTGGTCACAAACCCTTGTCAGTGGTCTGACACCTTTGCAACTTGCTGATATTTTGCAACAGGCAGCGCAAGGCACTCCAGAACAATTTTTCCAGCTTGCTGATGAAATGGAAGAGCGTGATTTGCATTATCGTGCTGTGCTTGGCATGCGTAAAAATGCTCTGACAGGGGTGGAACCTGGAGTGATTGCCGCAAGTGAGAGTGCTTTGGACAAAAAAATTGCCGATGCTGTTTACGAAGTGATTAGGGCACCAACTTTTGTTGATGATTATGTGACGGATTTATTAGATGCTTTGGGCAAGGGTTATGCGGTTGTTGAAACCTTGTGGGACAAAAGTGCCACAGCATGGTGGCCTGTTGCGTGGAAATGGCGTGATCAGCGGTTTTTCCAATTGGATAGACGGGATGGTTTTCATTTGCGTTTAAAAGAAGAAGATGGCTCTCAAGATGGTAGCGAATTGCCTGCTTATAAATTTTCCATTCATCGACCAAAGCTTAAAAGCGGTTTGCCAATCCGGACGGGGCTTGCGAGGCTTGCGGCTTGGGCTTTCCTTTTTAAGTCTTATACCTTAAAGGATTGGATGGCCTTTTTAGAAATTTACGGCATGCCGTTGCGTTTGGGAAAATATGGAGCGAGCTCTTCCCATGAGGAGCGGCGGGTGCTTATTCAGGCTGTGCGTGATTTATCCAGTGATGCGGCAGCGATCATTCCTAAAGAAATGGAGATTGAATTTATTGAAGCAGCGGGGGGCAGTGGCAATGCTGTTTTTGCTGCGAAAGCGGAATATTTAGATCGGCAGATTTCTAAGGGTGTTTTAGGGCAAACCATGACAACGGATGATGGTTCGTCTTTTTCGCAAGCGCGTATTCATGAAAATGTCCGCCATGATATTGCCAGAGCTGATGCACGCCAATTGGCGCTTACTGCTAATCGTGATTTGATTGTGCCGTTTGTTGATATTAATTTCGGTCGTCAAGAGCACTACCCGCTTGTCTATTGGCCAATCTCTGAAAATGAAGATATTAAGGCTTTGAGTGATGCATTGGCAAAACTTGTGCCTTTGGGGTTGCATGTTGGTGCGCAAGAAGTGCGCAATAAGATTGGTTTTTCGCAACCAACAAAAGAGGAAGATATTTTAAAGTCTCCTGATCATGTTATCGGTGATGAGGCAAGACAAGAGGGCGGTGAGGAAAGCAAAGGGACAAGTGTTTGTGCCGATTGTGGTGGGTCTTTTGATGTTTCTCTAACAAGAGAGCACAAGAGTGGAGGAGAGCAGGGTGGAGATCATCACGATGAATTGGACCAGCTTTCTGAAGAGGCTTTAAGCGACTGGGAAGAGGATTTAGAACCCCTTTTAAAGCCCTTTAAAAAGCTTGTTGAACAAGCAAAAAGTTATGAGGATATCCTCAAAGGTTTAGATGAATTGCTAGGTCAAATGGATCATCATGCGTTAGCCGCACGCTTGGCAAAGGTGCAAATGATTGCACGAGGGCTTGGGCATCATGGATGA
- a CDS encoding phage head morphogenesis protein — protein sequence MDEELFKTAPKEVTRYFAAKAVVPSFDWRDIAPEEHAFSFTVAKSVGYDILDDFKRAVGEAIKNRLPFQDFQKNLMPLLQEKGWWGRKSVLDPQSGEKSVVQLGSPRRLETVYWANTMSAHAAGEWERTQNNKEFLPYLTYALSSSEHKRLEHESWVGFTAPVDDPVWDWLYPPNGWRCKCSVRQVSRYEAENLGYEEDAAPFQVEQKVWHNKRTGKVEKIPKGIDPGWNSNPGKQRAQNLSRFLSDKISGMPEERKRIAIEDIVGSPLLQAMFEERLPRGFLPIAPMTSKVCEVFATDSSLVRLSSDSVKHILLEHQARDLTLDDFRGAIQTLIRPHGIIRRKDAQSVVFLGENEGAWWRFAVKWVASKQEWWLISMHKKSFREIQRLLNAAEKKGERLL from the coding sequence ATGGATGAGGAACTTTTCAAAACAGCTCCCAAAGAGGTCACACGTTATTTTGCCGCCAAGGCTGTTGTTCCAAGCTTTGATTGGCGTGATATAGCACCAGAGGAACATGCTTTTTCCTTTACGGTGGCAAAATCGGTTGGCTATGATATTTTAGATGATTTTAAGCGAGCGGTTGGAGAGGCGATAAAAAATCGACTTCCCTTTCAGGATTTTCAAAAAAATCTGATGCCGCTTTTACAGGAAAAAGGCTGGTGGGGGAGGAAGAGTGTCCTTGATCCACAAAGCGGTGAGAAGAGCGTTGTACAGTTGGGCAGCCCACGGCGTTTAGAAACGGTCTATTGGGCCAATACCATGAGTGCGCATGCGGCAGGTGAGTGGGAGCGTACGCAAAATAATAAAGAGTTTTTGCCTTATCTGACCTATGCTTTGTCCAGTTCAGAGCACAAACGTTTAGAACATGAAAGTTGGGTAGGTTTTACAGCACCGGTTGATGACCCAGTTTGGGATTGGCTTTATCCGCCCAATGGTTGGCGGTGTAAATGCAGTGTGCGACAGGTGAGCCGTTATGAAGCAGAAAATTTAGGCTATGAAGAGGATGCAGCCCCATTCCAAGTGGAACAGAAGGTTTGGCACAATAAACGGACAGGGAAAGTTGAAAAGATCCCAAAAGGAATTGATCCTGGTTGGAACTCTAACCCTGGAAAACAGCGGGCACAAAACTTAAGCCGTTTCTTGAGTGATAAAATTTCTGGGATGCCGGAAGAGCGCAAGCGCATTGCCATTGAAGATATTGTTGGTTCTCCACTTTTGCAAGCAATGTTTGAAGAGCGTTTGCCGCGTGGATTTCTTCCCATTGCCCCGATGACAAGCAAGGTGTGTGAAGTTTTTGCAACGGACAGTTCCCTTGTCCGCCTCTCTTCAGACAGTGTGAAGCATATTTTGTTGGAGCATCAAGCCCGTGATCTGACTTTGGATGATTTTCGTGGTGCCATTCAAACCCTCATCCGCCCCCATGGTATCATCAGGCGAAAAGATGCACAGAGCGTTGTGTTTTTAGGTGAAAATGAGGGAGCATGGTGGCGGTTTGCGGTCAAATGGGTAGCTAGCAAACAAGAGTGGTGGCTTATCTCTATGCATAAAAAGAGCTTTAGAGAAATTCAACGTTTATTAAATGCTGCCGAAAAAAAGGGCGAGAGATTGTTGTAG